In Neoarius graeffei isolate fNeoGra1 chromosome 15, fNeoGra1.pri, whole genome shotgun sequence, a single genomic region encodes these proteins:
- the polr2h gene encoding DNA-directed RNA polymerases I, II, and III subunit RPABC3: MAGILFEDIFDVKDIDPDGKKFDRVSRLHCESESFKMDLILDVNTQIYPVDLGDKFRLVIASTLYEDGTPDDGEYNPTDDRPSRADQFDYAMYGKVYKIEGDETSTEAATRLSAYVSYGGLLMRLQGDANNLHGFEVDSRVYLLMKKLAF; the protein is encoded by the exons ATGGCTGGGATTCTGTTTGAGGATATTTTTGATGTGAAAGATATCGATCCTGATGGGAAGAAGTTTGACAGAG TGTCACGTCTTCACTGTGAGAGCGAGTCGTTTAAAATGGACCTGATCCTGGATGTGAACACTCAGATTTACCCTGTCGACCTCG GAGATAAGTTCAGACTGGTGATCGCCAGCACGCTGTATGAGGACGGCACTCCAGACGATGGAGAGTACAATCCTACAGACGACCGACCGTCCAG GGCGGATCAGTTTGATTACGCCATGTATGGTAAAGTGTATAAGATCGAGGGAGACGAGACGTCGACAGAAGCAGCGACGCGACT CTCTGCATACGTGTCGTACGGTGGCCTGCTGATGCGACTTCAGGGTGACGCCAACAACCTGCACGGCTTTGAGGTGGACTCCAGAGTTTACCTGCTCATGAAGAAACTTGCCTTctaa